Sequence from the Corallococcus sp. EGB genome:
GTCCGCCACGTGCGTGCGCAGGAGCGCGTCCTCCTGGAAGCCGCAGTACGCCTTCGCGGCGTCCACCACCGCTGGATCCAGCTCCACCACGTCCACGTGCGTGTCCGGCAGCACCGCGTGCAGGAACATGGGGATGGCGCCGCCACCCAGTCCGACGACGAGGACGTTCTCCGGCCGCGGCACGAACGCCAGCGCCACCATCGACATGCGGGTGTATGGCAGCTCCAGCCGCAGCGGCTCGCCGGGCCACACCACGCTCTGGCGCGCACCACCGTCACCGAAGCGCAGCGAGCGGCGCCCCTGTGCATCCTCGGTGACGATGACGGGCCCGGAGCCGTCATCGCGTTCGTCGTCCCGCCCCAGGACCCGAGCTCCCTACTTCGCGCCCGTCACCGGCAGTGGGCCGCTGTCCAGCACCCGCTGCGCCGTCACGGCCTGCCCGTACCGGGGCGTCTGGATGGGCGTGCCCTGCGCGTCCCGGCCCTCGCCCAGCGTCACCGCATCCGCGTCCGGCAGGTAGCCCACGCGCAGGGACACCTCACGCACGGCGGACAGCTCGCGTGTGTCCTCCGGGCCGGTGGGGTACGGCAGCGCGGTGCGCAGGGGCAGCGGCACCGCCGCGCGGCGGTTCACCGTGGCGCCCGGCTCCACACGGGTGACGGCGGGCACCTCCGGCGCCTCCACCGCCAGGTCCTCCGGCACCGGCAGGAGCATCCGCGACAGCACGACCTTGCCGCCGGACAGGTCCACGTAGGCGCGCTCCGGCGCCAGCGTGAGGTGGCCGCTGAAGCCCACGTCCCACAGGCCGTCCAGGAGCAGCACCGCCTTCGCCGTCCGGTTGTGCACCGCGTACGTGACGGCGAGCGTGTCCGCGTCGCGCGCCACCGACTCCACCTTCAGCTCCACGTCCGCCTGGGCCACGCGCTGTCCTCCGGTCTCCACGGGAGGCGCGGGCCGCTCCGGCGCCCGCGCACACCCGACGATGAGCGCCAGCGCCATGATGGCACCCGCGCGGCGGAAGGTCCTCATCCCGCGCATCCTAATAGCGCGGACGGGTGGGCAGGTTCAGGTCGTCGCGCAGGACGTTCTCCCCGGGACGGCCGCCCTGCACCACGTCCGGCGTGGACGGGTCCTGGTCCAGGTCGATGGGCAGGCCCACCGCGGAGGTCTCCAGGTTGCGCGTGCCATCCTTGGAGCCCAGCGCCAGCGTGCCGTTGTTCATGTCCGAGGCGTGCACCAGCTCATGGAACAGGCCCACGACGGGCGGGCGGTTCATCCACTCCTCGCCGCCCAGCGAGATGCGCGTGGTGTTGTAGTTCACCTGCGCGTCCGTGCCCTTGCCCGGCGTGCCGTCCGCGTTCATGAAGCCGTCGTTGAAGTTCGTGCCGCCCGCGCTGTTGCCACTGGACGTCTCGCGGATGGTCGTCTTCTTGCCGCTGTCATCCAGCGTGCGCAGCAGCTCCTGCCCCGCGGGCAGCGACCGCAGCGCGTCCAGGTCCGACTGCACGCGCGCCTGGAAGTCCGCGCTGCCCGTCACGGAGACGGACGAGCCCCGCTGGCCCGCGTTCGTCATGTCCACGACTTCGCGCTCGCCCTCGGCCGCGTCGGCGGTGGCCTCGCTCTCCTCCACGTAGAGCTTGTCCGTCCCCGCGCCCCCCTGGATCCGGTCCTGGCCCTCGCCGCCCGCCACCGCGTCGTTGCCCGCACCACCGAACAGCGTGTCGTTGCCACGCCCGCCGAGGACCTGGTCGTCGCCTTCACCACCGGAGGCAAGGTCGTCGCCCGCGCCGCCGTCGATG
This genomic interval carries:
- a CDS encoding M91 family zinc metallopeptidase; this encodes MTTIGKPGSRPTSPVSSQPVKTPAAPAKPNGVKAAVTQRMTDGFDAGPRAGARPRLTEVRTTETALKKDKDGSGFLGGLGSSIGSAVGRLAEGVAKALAPQVSTNADGRTVVDLGAGNNTATVSQNQDGGLTIRSGSDTVTLTAAQAQGVIINGGDGNDSITVDASVTQDITLDGGAGDDKLVGGKGNDTLIGGAGNDTLLGGEGHDLLKGQDGDDYLEGGSGDDRIQGGEGRDVLYGLDGNDTLSGGKGRDYIDGGAGDDLASGGEGDDQVLGGRGNDTLFGGAGNDAVAGGEGQDRIQGGAGTDKLYVEESEATADAAEGEREVVDMTNAGQRGSSVSVTGSADFQARVQSDLDALRSLPAGQELLRTLDDSGKKTTIRETSSGNSAGGTNFNDGFMNADGTPGKGTDAQVNYNTTRISLGGEEWMNRPPVVGLFHELVHASDMNNGTLALGSKDGTRNLETSAVGLPIDLDQDPSTPDVVQGGRPGENVLRDDLNLPTRPRY